The Humulus lupulus chromosome 4, drHumLupu1.1, whole genome shotgun sequence genome has a window encoding:
- the LOC133830241 gene encoding ferric reduction oxidase 8, mitochondrial, which translates to MAETALLTVLKILMTLICACWVSLWILKPTQMWTRRWKEAEDRFRPTVFGYYGLNFVVFTFPVIALAIVGSFYLNFQLRKPRRLRRKAFSGLSNPVVVNTLVGTLTALEILAASLFVLFLVWTFYARISNDLKKLTPAKSLKMKLWQLKYLRVATRFGLLAEACLALLLLPILRGLALFRLLGIQFEGSVRYHIWLGTAMIAFAFVHGASTLFIWGVSHHIQEEIGKWQRTGRVYLAGEITLVTGLVIWITALPQIRRKKFEIFYYTHHLYLVFLVFFLFHAGDRHFYMVFPGIFLFGIDKLLRLIQSRPETCILSAKIFPSKALELVLPKHPKLKYTPTSVIFVKIPSISKFQWHSFSITSSSSVDDHTMSLLIKCQGSWTSSLYNLINTELTSGSNKMKTIPIAVEGPYGPSSTDFLSYDSLLLIAGGVGITPFLSIMQEITSAWQSGNHIQYPTRIQLVFIAKSSQDICLLSSISHLILNQSAEQFHLKLKVFVTQEQQSGATVRELLNEFLQGETVNFGTDSSSFAIHGLESFLWMASIAGLSSIVFLAFLICFSHIFVPNQNTKASSKEKNPSWVADLIILSSFVIAIICSSLVALVVRWKKLNKETIQASEKHVKSWQPSSIEAGLGGALEKHEIHYTGRPNFQEILKKFPTETGGSDIGVLVCGPETMKESVALLCSQNSQCFKCGAEKKTSFTFHSLNFTL; encoded by the exons ATGGCTGAAACTGCTCTTCTTACTGTTTTGAAAATTTTGATGACCTTGATATGTGCTTGTTGGGTTTCCCTTTGGATTTTGAAGCCTACACAGATGTGGACAAGGAGATGGAAAGAAGCAGAAGATAGATTTAGGCCTACTGTCTTTGGATATTATG GACTTAACTTTGTTGTGTTCACATTTCCTGTTATTGCTCTGGCTATAGTTGGATCTTTCTACTTGAATTTTCAGCTCAGGAAGCCTAGAAG ACTGAGGAGAAAGGCATTTTCTGGTCTCTCAAATCCAGTGGTTGTAAACACCCTTGTGGGCACTCTAACTGCTCTGGAAATCTTAGCAGCCTCCCTCTTTGTCCTCTTCTTAGTATGGACTTTTTATGCTCGAATCTCAAACGATTTGAAGAAGCTAACGCCAGCAAAGTCACTCAAAATGAAGTT ATGGCAACTAAAGTACTTGAGGGTGGCGACTCGATTCGGTTTGTTAGCAGAAGCCTGCCTAGCTTTACTTCTCCTTCCTATATTAAGAGGGCTGGCCTTATTCAGGTTACTTGGTATCCAATTTGAGGGTTCAGTGAGATATCATATCTGGCTTGGAACTGCTATGATAGCTTTTGCCTTTGTTCATGGAGCAAGTACATTGTTCATTTGGGGAGTTAGCCACCACATTCAGGAAGAG ATAGGAAAATGGCAAAGAACAGGCAGGGTATACTTGGCTGGGGAGATTACTCTAGTTACAGGTTTAGTCATTTGGATAACAGCACTTCCTCAAATAAGAAGGAAAAAGTTTGAAATCTTCTACTACACTCACCATCTCTACCTAGTCTTCCTTGTATTTTTCTTGTTTCATGCTGGAGACCGCCACTTCTATATGGTTTTTCCTGGGATCTTTCTCTTTGGGATTGATAAACTACTTCGCCTCATTCAATCAAGACCCGAAACATGCATTCTTTCTGCAAAAATCTTCCCCAGCAAAGCTCTAGAGCTTGTTCTACCTAAACATCCAA AACTGAAGTATACTCCAACAAGTGTAATCTTTGTGAAGATACCAAGTATATCAAAATTTCAGTGGCACTCTTTTAGTATAACTTCCAGCTCAAGTGTTGATGACCACACAATGTCTCTTCTTATCAAATGCCAAGGATCATGGACAAGTTCTCTATACAACTTGATTAATACAGAGCTAACATCAGGTTCTAATAAGATGAAAACCATACCAATTGCAGTTGAAGGCCCTTATGGACCTTCCTCAACAGACTTCCTTAG TTATGACAGTCTGCTTCTGATTGCTGGAGGAGTTGGGATAACCCCATTTCTGAGCATCATGCAGGAAATCACTTCAGCTTGGCAAAGTGGGAATCACATTCAGTACCCCACAAGAATACAGCTTGTATTCATAGCAAAAAGTTCCCAAGATATTTGTTTGTTGAGCTCAATTTCACACCTTATTCTAAACCAATCAGCTGAACAGTTTCATCTCAAGTTAAAGGTATTTGTGACTCAAGAACAGCAATCTGGTGCAACAGTAAGAGAACTACTAAACGAGTTTTTGCAAGGCGAAACAGTGAATTTCGGTACAGATAGTTCAAGCTTTGCAATACATGGACTTGAATCTTTTCTTTGGATGGCTTCCATAGCTGGACTTTCTTCTATTGTGTTTCTTGCCTTTCTTATATGTTTCAGCCACATATTTGTTCCTAACCAGAATACCAAGGCATCTTCTAAAGAGAAGAACCCATCTTGGGTTGCTGATCTAATCATCTTATCTTCTTTTGTCATAGCAATAATATGCAGTAGTTTAGTTGCACTTGTAGTAAGATGGAAAAAACTTAACAAAGAAACAATCCAAGCTTCAGAAAAACATGTCAAATCATGGCAACCAAGCTCCATTGAAGCTGGATTAGGAGGAGCTCTTGAGAAACATGAGATTCATTATACAGGAAGGCCTAACTTTCAAG aaatattaaaaaaattcccAACTGAGACTGGTGGATCTGATATTGGAGTCCTGGTATGTGGACCTGAGACAATGAAAGAGTCAGTGGCATTATTGTGCAGCCAAAATTCTCAATGTTTCAAGTGTGGTGCTGAGAAGAAAACAAGCTTCACCTTCCACTCCCTAAATTTCACTCTCTGA
- the LOC133830240 gene encoding L-type lectin-domain containing receptor kinase S.1, producing MILRQSLHVTTFLIIILLHCFLLSPTFAVDFLINSFAAASNSTNVTLLNDAHFDSSTVRLTNDSTNTNQISMGRVFYPSKIAMRRSSNSSSASSFSTSFVFSVLPDISSSPGFGLCFVLTNFTSPPGAISSQYFGLFTNGTVKSEAPLFAVKFDTGRNPEFGDPDSNHIGINLNSIESETTHPAGYYNSTGSFVPTPMRDGTNVRAWIEFDGTNFEINVTVAPIGVPRPVKPTLTYREPKIANFISNEMFIGFSASITQWIEAQRILAWSFSDTGVSREINTTNLPVFLVPESSSSSLSPGEISGIVIGCAAFVAICSIGAFWFWRKSKLKDEEDDDIEEWEHEYWPHRFTYEELDEATEGFSNNQLLGAGGFGKVYKGTLPNKTEIAVKCVSHDSKQGFREFMAEISSMGRLQHKNLVQMRGWCKKGNNFMLIYDYMPNGSLNQWIFDKPKKLLGWEQRRRVLADVAEGLNYLHHGWDQVVVHRDIKSSNILLDSEMRGRLGDFGLAKLYQHGEVANTTRVVGTLGYLAPELATVAAPTSGSDVYGFGVVVLEVACGRKPIELGAVEEEVVLIDWVRDLYLEGKVVEAADKRVRGEYEEAEMEVVLKLGLACCHPDPQRRPSMKEVVAVLVGEQTTTSAPGEVLSFLVGGNSSAVVDSGDESSEAAFAPPPPAV from the coding sequence ATGATTCTCCGTCAATCCCTTCACGTCACAACCTTTCTCATCATCATTCTGCTCCACTGCTTCCTTCTCTCCCCAACTTTCGCCGTCGACTTCCTCATAAACTCTTTCGCCGCCGCCTCAAACTCCACCAACGTCACCTTACTCAACGACGCCCACTTCGACTCATCGACTGTTCGGTTGACTAATGACTCCACCAACACCAACCAGATCTCCATGGGCCGAGTTTTCTACCCTTCTAAGATCGCCATGAGAAGAAGCTCAAATTCCTCCTCTGCTTCTTCCTTCTCCACCTCCTTCGTCTTCTCCGTTTTGCCGGATATAAGCTCCAGCCCCGGCTTCGGCCTCTGCTTCGTTCTTACCAACTTCACTTCACCTCCTGGCGCCATCTCCAGTCAGTACTTCGGCCTCTTCACCAACGGTACGGTGAAGTCTGAAGCTCCCCTGTTTGCCGTCAAGTTCGACACGGGTCGGAACCCGGAATTCGGTGACCCGGATAGCAACCATATCGGAATTAATCTCAACAGCATTGAATCGGAGACGACACATCCCGCCGGGTATTACAACTCAACTGGGTCCTTCGTCCCAACCCCAATGCGAGATGGGACAAACGTCAGAGCTTGGATCGAATTCGATGGCACCAATTTCGAAATTAACGTCACTGTTGCCCCCATTGGAGTTCCTCGTCCGGTTAAACCTACACTCACTTACAGAGAACCGAAAATTGCGAATTTCATCTCCAACGAAATGTTTATTGGGTTTTCGGCTTCGATAACGCAATGGATCGAAGCGCAAAGGATTTTAGCTTGGAGCTTTAGCGACACTGGAGTTTCGAGAGAGATCAACACAACGAATTTGCCGGTCTTTCTTGTACCGGAGTCGTCTTCTTCGTCGCTATCTCCCGGGGAAATTTCAGGGATTGTAATCGGTTGCGCTGCTTTTGTAGCGATTTGTTCAATTGGGGCCTTCTGGTTTTGGCGGAAGAGCAAGCTGAAGGACGAAGAAGATGACGACATCGAAGAATGGGAACACGAGTACTGGCCTCACCGATTCACCTACGAAGAGCTTGACGAGGCCACTGAAGGGTTCTCCAACAATCAACTTCTGGGCGCAGGCGGGTTCGGGAAAGTTTACAAAGGAACGTTACCAAACAAAACCGAAATCGCAGTCAAATGCGTGAGCCACGATTCGAAACAAGGGTTTAGAGAATTCATGGCCGAAATTTCAAGCATGGGAAGGCTTCAACACAAGAACTTAGTCCAAATGCGAGGGTGGTGCAAAAAAGGCAACAATTTCATGCTTATATACGATTACATGCCCAATGGGAGCCTTAACCAATGGATCTTCGACAAGCCCAAGAAGCTTTTGGGCTGGGAACAACGGCGGCGGGTACTAGCTGACGTTGCCGAGGGCCTAAACTACCTCCACCATGGATGGGATCAAGTTGTGGTTCACAGAGACATTAAGTCGAGCAACATACTACTCGACTCGGAGATGCGTGGCCGACTCGGTGATTTCGGGCTAGCGAAGCTGTACCAGCACGGGGAGGTTGCAAACACGACGCGGGTCGTGGGGACTTTGGGGTACTTGGCGCCGGAACTGGCCACAGTGGCGGCTCCGACGTCGGGGAGTGACGTCTATGGGTTCGGTGTGGTTGTTCTTGAAGTGGCGTGTGGGAGGAAGCCGATTGAGTTGGGAGCGGTGGAAGAGGAGGTGGTGCTGATCGACTGGGTGAGAGATCTGTACTTGGAAGGTAAGGTTGTAGAAGCGGCGGACAAGAGGGTTCGTGGAGAGTACGAGGAGGCGGAGATGGAGGTGGTTTTGAAGCTTGGGTTGGCTTGTTGCCACCCTGATCCGCAGCGCCGCCCTAGCATGAAGGAGGTGGTAGCAGTGTTGGTTGGGGAGCAAACGACAACGTCAGCGCCGGGGGAAGTGTTGTCGTTTTTAGTTGGAGGTAATAGTAGTGCTGTCGTTGACAGTGGTGATGAATCATCGGAGGCGGCTTTTGCTCCACCTCCACCGGCGgtgtaa